In Rahnella variigena, one DNA window encodes the following:
- the mrcB gene encoding bifunctional glycosyl transferase/transpeptidase — MSGDDREPIGRKGKPAGRKPARARPVRRSRRDDDYDDYEEEIDDEYEDDDEYEEEQESRMSRKAPPRKAKKGGKKSLKRRIFWLLVKLFIVFLILLGIYAFYLNKQIHDRIDGGKVWQLPAAVYGRQVNLEPDMQISKAEMVGLLEGTQYREVTRITRPGEFTVHANYIDLLRRPFDFPEGKEGQVNARLMFDGSSLAEIKNLDNQRDFGLFRLDPRLITMLQASNANGEQRLFVPRSGFPDLLVDTLLATEDRHFYEHDGINFYSIGRAVLANLTAGHAVQGGSTLTQQLVKNLFLTNERSLSRKAREAIMAILLDADYSKDRILELYLNEVYLGQSGSDQIRGFPLASLYYFGRPVNELSLDQQALLVGMVKGASLYNPWRNPQMALQRRNLVLRLLVDQKVIDQELYDMLSARPLGVQPKGGVISPQPAFMQMVRQELQAKLGDKVQDMSGVKIFTTLDPISQDAAEKAVEEGIPLLRKKSGLNDIETAMVIVDRYTGEVRAMVGGAETQFAGFNRAMQARRQVGSLAKPATYLTALSQPDKYRLNTILADQPLTLKLANGQTWSPKNDDHQFRGQVLLVDALARSMNVPTVNLGMAVGLDNITQTLINLGIPKESLNQTPSMLLGAIALTPMEVAQEYQTIASGGNKAPLSAVRSVIAEDGTVLYQSFPQAVRVIPSQAAYLTLYAMQQVVQEGTSRALANKFPKLHLAAKTGTSNELRDSWFAGIDGNQVAITWVGRDNNGPSKLWGSTGALVLYGRYLENGTPQPLDLQMPEGISTMNIDGSGNFVCGNNSGGMLGGGGATRSIPVWTDSPDAMCQASVTAVQQQQQQQQQQMQQQQQQQSGQQQQPQSQDEKKDSNGVAGWIKDMFGSGN, encoded by the coding sequence ATGTCTGGCGATGATCGCGAGCCGATTGGCCGTAAAGGTAAACCTGCCGGGCGGAAGCCTGCGCGGGCTCGTCCCGTTCGCCGTAGCCGCCGGGATGACGACTACGATGATTATGAAGAAGAAATCGATGACGAGTATGAGGATGACGATGAGTACGAAGAAGAACAGGAATCGCGCATGAGCCGTAAAGCACCGCCGCGTAAAGCCAAAAAAGGCGGAAAAAAGAGTTTGAAGCGCCGTATTTTCTGGCTGTTAGTCAAACTGTTCATCGTTTTTCTTATTCTGCTCGGGATTTATGCGTTTTACCTCAACAAACAAATCCATGACCGCATTGATGGCGGTAAAGTCTGGCAGTTGCCTGCGGCGGTCTATGGTCGTCAGGTAAACCTTGAGCCGGACATGCAGATCAGCAAAGCTGAGATGGTCGGATTGCTGGAAGGTACGCAGTATCGCGAAGTGACGCGTATCACCCGTCCGGGCGAATTTACGGTGCACGCGAATTACATCGATTTGCTGCGTCGTCCGTTTGATTTCCCGGAAGGTAAAGAAGGGCAGGTGAACGCCCGCCTGATGTTTGATGGCAGCAGCCTTGCAGAAATTAAAAATCTGGATAATCAGCGTGATTTCGGGCTGTTCCGCCTCGACCCGCGTCTGATCACCATGTTGCAGGCGTCGAATGCTAACGGCGAACAGCGTCTGTTCGTGCCGCGTTCCGGTTTCCCGGATTTGCTGGTCGATACTTTGCTGGCAACGGAAGACCGTCATTTCTATGAACACGATGGCATCAACTTCTATTCCATCGGCCGTGCGGTGCTGGCAAACCTGACCGCCGGTCATGCGGTGCAGGGCGGTTCTACGCTGACGCAGCAGCTGGTAAAAAACCTGTTCCTGACCAACGAACGTTCACTGAGCCGTAAAGCACGTGAAGCCATTATGGCGATCCTGCTGGACGCGGATTACAGCAAAGACCGCATTCTTGAGCTGTATCTGAACGAAGTGTATCTCGGCCAGAGCGGTTCCGATCAGATCCGCGGTTTCCCGCTGGCGAGCCTGTATTACTTTGGTCGTCCGGTGAATGAACTGAGTCTGGACCAGCAGGCATTGCTGGTCGGCATGGTGAAAGGTGCGTCGCTGTATAACCCGTGGCGTAACCCGCAAATGGCGTTGCAGCGTCGTAATCTGGTGCTGCGTTTACTGGTTGATCAGAAAGTTATCGATCAGGAACTGTATGACATGCTCAGCGCCCGTCCGCTTGGCGTGCAGCCGAAAGGCGGCGTGATTTCGCCTCAGCCTGCGTTTATGCAGATGGTGCGTCAGGAGCTTCAGGCCAAACTGGGCGATAAAGTTCAGGACATGTCAGGGGTGAAAATCTTCACCACGCTGGATCCTATTTCTCAGGATGCGGCGGAAAAAGCGGTCGAAGAAGGCATTCCGTTATTGCGTAAGAAAAGCGGCCTGAATGACATCGAAACCGCGATGGTCATTGTTGACCGTTATACCGGCGAAGTACGGGCGATGGTCGGCGGCGCGGAAACGCAGTTCGCAGGCTTTAACCGTGCGATGCAGGCGCGTCGTCAGGTCGGTTCTCTGGCTAAACCGGCGACTTATCTGACCGCGCTTTCTCAGCCGGACAAATACCGTCTGAACACCATTCTGGCCGACCAGCCGCTGACGCTGAAACTGGCAAATGGTCAGACGTGGTCACCGAAAAACGATGACCATCAGTTCCGTGGTCAGGTTCTGCTGGTGGATGCGCTGGCGCGTTCCATGAACGTCCCGACGGTAAATCTGGGTATGGCGGTAGGGCTGGATAACATCACCCAAACGCTTATCAATCTGGGGATCCCGAAAGAATCCCTGAACCAGACGCCGTCGATGCTGCTTGGTGCGATTGCACTGACGCCGATGGAAGTCGCGCAGGAATATCAGACCATTGCCAGCGGCGGTAACAAAGCGCCACTGTCCGCGGTGCGCTCGGTGATTGCGGAAGACGGCACGGTGCTTTATCAGAGCTTCCCGCAGGCGGTTCGCGTGATCCCATCCCAGGCGGCGTATCTGACGCTGTATGCGATGCAGCAGGTTGTGCAGGAAGGGACCTCGCGCGCGCTGGCGAACAAGTTCCCGAAACTGCATCTGGCAGCAAAAACCGGTACCTCGAACGAACTGCGTGACAGCTGGTTTGCGGGCATCGACGGCAATCAGGTCGCGATTACCTGGGTTGGCCGCGATAACAACGGCCCGTCCAAACTGTGGGGTTCAACCGGTGCGCTGGTGCTGTACGGACGCTATCTGGAGAACGGCACACCGCAGCCTCTGGATCTGCAAATGCCGGAAGGCATCAGCACGATGAACATTGATGGCAGCGGTAACTTTGTCTGTGGCAACAACAGCGGCGGAATGCTGGGCGGCGGTGGCGCAACGCGTTCCATTCCGGTCTGGACGGATTCGCCGGACGCCATGTGCCAGGCTTCTGTGACCGCTGTTCAGCAACAGCAGCAGCAACAACAGCAACAAATGCAGCAGCAACAACAACAGCAATCCGGGCAACAACAACAGCCACAATCTCAGGATGAGAAGAAAGACAGCAACGGCGTTGCGGGCTGGATCAAGGATATGTTTGGCTCAGGCAACTAA
- the fhuA gene encoding ferrichrome porin FhuA — translation MASQRSLSNSVPKGAFKRRTLALTITATLGTAAFYAGAATTAPAKEDTINVTASSAPEAAQESAWGPAATIAAKHSATGTKTDTPLVKTPQSVSVVTREEMDMKQPVTVKEALGYTPGVFASRGSSNTIDAMAIRGFTSVNTNQYLDGIKLQGDNYSEVSMDPYMLERVEVLRGPSSVLYGKSNPGGVVSMVSKRPTTEPLKEVQFKMGTDNLYQTGFDFSDAIDDAGVYSYRLTGVARSQDAQQEMAKEKRYSIAPSFSWRPDDKTDFTFLSNFQNDPDAGYYGWLPREGTVVPYYDANGKAHKLPTDFNEGEAGNRMSRNQKMVGYSFAHQFDDTWTVRQNLRYTKLDTEYKSVYGFGYLGNGNITRSYVQSKEKLANFDVDTQAQAKFGTGDIDHTVLAGVDYMRMRNDIDADYGSASNLNLANPQYGNGNVSLYFPYEILNRQEQTGLYVQDQAEWNKWILTVGGRYDFAKSSTFTRTTNSASQINDEQFTWRGGLNYLFDNGISPYFSYSESFEPTAGATKEGKPFDPSMGKQYEAGIKYIPNDRPISLTAAVYQLTKDKNLTANPADAAFSVQSGEIRSRGVELEAKAAVNANINVTASYTYTDAKYTHDTNFEGKRPVEVPANMASLWADYTFHETALSGLTVGSGVRYVGASSSFYTANGVNASRENEAFNVSSYTLVDATVKYDLGRFGLPGSSVGLNINNLLDREYVASCYRDYACYWGSDRQVVATATFRF, via the coding sequence ATGGCTTCTCAACGCTCGCTTTCAAATTCTGTCCCAAAAGGCGCATTTAAGCGTCGGACGTTAGCTTTAACCATTACCGCAACACTGGGTACTGCCGCATTTTACGCCGGTGCCGCCACCACCGCGCCTGCGAAGGAAGATACCATTAATGTGACGGCTTCTTCTGCTCCCGAAGCGGCACAGGAATCTGCATGGGGCCCTGCGGCGACCATCGCAGCAAAACATAGCGCTACCGGTACAAAAACCGATACGCCACTGGTGAAGACACCACAATCTGTTTCCGTGGTGACTCGCGAAGAAATGGACATGAAGCAACCGGTGACGGTGAAAGAAGCCCTGGGTTATACGCCGGGTGTCTTTGCCAGTCGCGGCAGTTCTAACACCATCGACGCCATGGCAATCCGCGGCTTCACCTCTGTTAACACCAACCAGTATCTCGACGGCATCAAACTTCAGGGCGATAACTATTCTGAAGTATCGATGGATCCGTACATGCTTGAGCGTGTCGAAGTACTGCGCGGGCCTTCTTCCGTTTTGTACGGTAAAAGCAATCCGGGCGGCGTTGTCAGTATGGTCAGTAAGCGCCCGACCACTGAACCGCTGAAAGAAGTGCAGTTTAAAATGGGTACAGACAACCTGTACCAGACCGGATTTGATTTCAGCGATGCCATTGACGATGCAGGCGTGTATTCCTACCGTCTGACCGGTGTGGCGCGCAGTCAGGATGCGCAACAGGAAATGGCGAAAGAGAAACGCTATTCCATTGCCCCGTCTTTCTCATGGCGTCCTGATGATAAAACTGACTTTACCTTCCTGAGCAATTTCCAGAACGATCCGGATGCCGGTTACTACGGCTGGTTGCCGCGTGAAGGTACCGTGGTGCCGTATTACGACGCCAACGGTAAAGCACATAAACTCCCGACAGATTTCAACGAAGGTGAAGCGGGTAACCGCATGTCCCGCAACCAGAAAATGGTCGGTTACAGCTTCGCGCATCAGTTTGATGATACCTGGACGGTGCGTCAGAACCTGCGCTACACCAAACTCGATACCGAATATAAATCCGTTTACGGCTTCGGTTACCTCGGTAACGGCAACATTACGCGTAGCTATGTTCAGTCCAAAGAGAAGCTGGCGAACTTTGATGTCGATACACAGGCACAGGCCAAATTCGGCACCGGCGATATCGATCATACCGTGCTGGCTGGTGTTGATTACATGCGTATGCGTAACGATATTGACGCAGACTATGGCAGTGCAAGTAACCTGAATCTGGCGAATCCGCAATACGGTAACGGCAACGTTTCCCTGTACTTCCCGTACGAAATCCTTAATCGTCAGGAACAAACCGGTCTGTATGTGCAGGATCAGGCGGAGTGGAACAAGTGGATCCTGACTGTTGGCGGTCGTTACGACTTCGCGAAAAGCTCAACCTTTACCCGCACGACCAACAGCGCGTCGCAGATCAACGATGAGCAGTTCACCTGGCGTGGCGGTCTGAACTACCTGTTCGACAACGGTATTTCTCCGTACTTCAGCTACAGCGAATCCTTTGAACCGACCGCAGGCGCGACCAAAGAAGGGAAGCCATTCGATCCTTCAATGGGCAAACAGTACGAAGCCGGGATCAAATACATCCCGAACGATCGTCCGATCAGCCTGACGGCAGCCGTATACCAGCTGACAAAAGACAAAAACCTGACGGCCAACCCTGCTGATGCCGCTTTTAGCGTTCAGTCTGGTGAAATACGTTCACGAGGTGTGGAACTCGAAGCCAAAGCCGCGGTTAACGCCAACATCAACGTGACGGCGTCTTACACCTACACCGATGCAAAATACACCCATGACACCAATTTCGAAGGCAAGCGTCCTGTTGAAGTACCGGCGAATATGGCGTCTCTGTGGGCGGATTATACCTTCCACGAAACTGCGCTCAGCGGCCTGACAGTCGGTTCCGGTGTGCGTTATGTCGGTGCCAGCTCAAGTTTCTACACGGCGAACGGCGTGAATGCATCCAGAGAGAATGAAGCGTTCAACGTTTCGTCCTATACGCTGGTAGATGCCACAGTGAAATACGATCTGGGTCGCTTCGGCCTGCCAGGTTCTTCCGTGGGTCTGAACATCAACAACTTGCTGGATCGCGAATATGTCGCCAGCTGCTACCGCGATTACGCCTGTTACTGGGGTTCAGATCGTCAGGTGGTTGCAACTGCCACATTCCGCTTCTGA
- the fhuC gene encoding Fe3+-hydroxamate ABC transporter ATP-binding protein FhuC, whose amino-acid sequence MPDNNVHPSSPLPDSVFRLQDVSFAVPGRTLLAPLSLTFPQGKVCGLIGHNGSGKSTLLKMLGRHQAATSGTIYLNETPLAQWDSKAFARQVAYLPQQLPAAEGMTVQELVAIGRYPWHGALGRFKHHDKEKVEEAISLVGLKPFAHRLVDSLSGGERQRAWLAMMVAQDSRCLLLDEPTSALDIAHQKDVLALIQRLSREKGLTVIAVLHDLNMAARYCDQLMALRGGEMIAQGEPEEMMRGDVLEQIYGIPMGILPHPAGGAPVSFVY is encoded by the coding sequence ATGCCTGATAACAACGTACATCCGTCTTCCCCGCTGCCAGACAGCGTCTTTCGTCTGCAGGATGTGAGTTTTGCCGTCCCGGGCCGCACGCTTCTTGCGCCACTGTCGCTGACTTTCCCGCAAGGAAAAGTGTGCGGGCTGATTGGTCACAATGGCTCAGGGAAGTCGACGTTGTTAAAAATGCTGGGACGTCATCAGGCGGCGACATCCGGAACGATTTACCTCAATGAAACGCCGCTGGCGCAGTGGGACAGCAAAGCTTTTGCGCGGCAGGTCGCATATTTGCCGCAGCAACTTCCGGCGGCAGAAGGCATGACCGTGCAGGAGCTGGTGGCGATTGGCCGCTATCCGTGGCACGGCGCGCTCGGGCGTTTCAAACATCACGATAAAGAAAAAGTCGAAGAAGCGATTTCGCTGGTGGGGCTGAAGCCCTTTGCACATCGTCTGGTCGACAGCCTGTCCGGCGGCGAACGTCAGCGCGCGTGGCTGGCGATGATGGTGGCGCAGGACAGCCGCTGCCTGCTGCTCGACGAACCGACTTCGGCGCTCGATATCGCCCATCAGAAAGACGTTCTGGCGTTGATCCAGCGCCTGAGCCGTGAAAAGGGCCTCACCGTGATTGCGGTACTGCATGACCTGAATATGGCAGCCCGCTATTGTGACCAGCTGATGGCGCTGCGTGGCGGCGAGATGATCGCTCAGGGTGAACCTGAAGAAATGATGCGCGGTGACGTGCTCGAACAAATCTATGGCATTCCGATGGGCATTTTGCCGCATCCTGCGGGTGGCGCACCGGTGAGCTTTGTATACTGA
- the fhuD gene encoding Fe(3+)-hydroxamate ABC transporter substrate-binding protein FhuD, which yields MSDISHFSGITRRRILQMMALSPLLTSLPALSASRPDLSRIIALEWLPAELLIALGVMPLAIADIRNYNIWVAEPPLAPGVIDVGQRTEPNMELIQQLKPSLVLLTQGYGPATAQLETIAPVLSVKANDGSAKPLDLAIRSLHKLADTLGLQDRAEQHLQRYQDTLARTREQLKPVAQQPLLLITFIDPRHVLVFGQGSMLHEVMNDVGLTNAWQGEGSFWGSVSVGVERLAAIKNARVLCFDHDSADIMKAVEKTPLWKSMPFVRANQFTVIPAVWYYGATFSAMHFCNILTNTLRKPV from the coding sequence ATGTCTGATATTTCTCACTTTTCCGGAATAACGCGCCGTCGTATTTTGCAGATGATGGCGCTTTCCCCGTTGCTGACATCTTTGCCCGCGCTTTCTGCGTCCCGCCCCGATCTCAGCCGCATTATTGCGCTCGAATGGCTTCCCGCTGAACTTCTGATTGCACTCGGCGTGATGCCGCTGGCGATTGCGGATATTCGTAATTACAACATCTGGGTAGCCGAACCGCCGCTGGCGCCGGGCGTGATTGACGTCGGTCAGCGCACCGAGCCGAATATGGAACTTATCCAGCAACTGAAACCGTCACTGGTGTTGCTGACGCAGGGTTACGGCCCGGCGACCGCTCAGCTGGAAACCATCGCGCCGGTGCTGAGTGTCAAAGCCAATGACGGCTCTGCGAAGCCATTAGATCTGGCGATCCGTTCGCTGCACAAACTGGCGGATACGCTCGGTTTGCAAGATCGTGCAGAACAGCATTTGCAGCGGTATCAGGACACTTTAGCCAGAACCCGCGAACAGCTGAAGCCGGTAGCACAGCAGCCGTTGTTGCTGATCACGTTCATCGATCCGCGCCATGTTCTGGTCTTCGGACAAGGCAGTATGCTGCATGAAGTGATGAACGATGTCGGGCTCACCAACGCCTGGCAGGGCGAGGGCAGTTTCTGGGGCAGTGTTTCCGTCGGAGTGGAAAGGCTGGCGGCGATCAAAAATGCCCGCGTGTTGTGCTTTGATCACGACAGCGCTGACATCATGAAAGCCGTCGAAAAAACGCCGCTGTGGAAATCCATGCCGTTCGTTCGTGCGAACCAGTTCACCGTCATCCCTGCCGTCTGGTACTACGGCGCAACGTTCAGCGCGATGCACTTCTGCAATATTTTAACCAACACGCTGAGGAAACCGGTATGA
- the fhuB gene encoding Fe(3+)-hydroxamate ABC transporter permease FhuB, with product MNRRSLSVSLTLLIILALAAGALSIYNLHQQLPYAQWRGALWQPDIDNVQQMLFHYSSLPRIAVALLAGAGLGLVGLLFQQVLRNPLAEPATLGVSAGAQLGLTVATLWALPGGMITQQFAAMIGAVVIGALVFGIAWGKRMSPVTLILAGLVLGLYCGAVNGLIGIFNYQSLQSLYMWSSGSLTQQDWDVAIFLLPRVIIVWLLAFLLQRPMTLLGLDDGVAKNLGLGLSAARLAVLTLAILMSAQLVNAVGIVGFIGLFAPLLAKMLGARRLPSRLIMAPLIGALLLWFTDQVMQYITTFWMEIPTGAATALVGAPLLLWLLPRLRNSMTPPPMDQGDNVPAERHHLVRWVALALAVLFIGLVIALMAGRNATGWSWSTGADLQALLPWRLPRVMAALAAGIMLASSGVLIQKLTGNAMASPEVLGISSGAATGVVVMMFIVPGDAFAWLLPAGSLGAALTLLVIMMASGLRSFSAERMLLTGIALSTAFTTLMSLLLASGDPRMGGLLTWLSGSTYSVSAEAAWRTLILAAVLMVIVPFCRRWINILPLGSVTAKSVGVALTPTRMAILLLAAVMTAAATLTIGPLSFVGLMAPHMARMMGFRRAVPQWMVASILGGLLMVFADWCGRMIIFPNQIPAGLLATFIGAPYFIYLLRKQAK from the coding sequence ATGAACCGCCGTTCGCTCAGCGTTTCGCTGACTCTTCTGATTATTCTGGCACTGGCTGCGGGCGCGCTCAGTATTTACAACCTGCATCAGCAATTGCCTTACGCGCAATGGCGCGGCGCACTGTGGCAGCCGGACATCGACAACGTGCAGCAGATGCTTTTCCATTACAGCTCACTGCCACGCATCGCCGTGGCATTGCTCGCGGGAGCGGGGCTCGGGCTGGTCGGTTTACTGTTCCAGCAGGTGTTGCGTAATCCTCTGGCTGAACCTGCGACGCTGGGCGTTTCGGCGGGCGCGCAACTCGGCCTGACGGTTGCCACGTTGTGGGCGCTGCCGGGTGGAATGATCACCCAGCAGTTTGCTGCCATGATCGGCGCGGTGGTGATTGGTGCGCTGGTGTTCGGTATCGCCTGGGGCAAACGCATGTCGCCGGTCACGCTGATCCTGGCGGGGCTGGTGCTCGGTTTGTATTGCGGTGCGGTCAACGGCCTGATCGGTATCTTCAATTATCAGAGCCTGCAAAGCCTGTACATGTGGAGCAGTGGTTCACTGACGCAGCAGGACTGGGATGTCGCCATTTTCCTGTTGCCGCGTGTGATCATTGTCTGGTTGCTGGCGTTTTTGTTGCAGCGTCCGATGACGCTGCTGGGGCTGGACGACGGCGTGGCCAAAAACCTCGGCCTCGGGCTTTCTGCGGCACGTCTGGCGGTGCTGACGCTGGCCATCCTGATGAGTGCGCAGCTGGTGAATGCGGTCGGTATCGTCGGCTTTATCGGTCTGTTCGCCCCGCTTCTGGCGAAGATGCTCGGTGCGCGACGTTTACCTTCACGTCTGATTATGGCGCCGCTGATCGGGGCCTTATTGCTGTGGTTCACCGATCAGGTGATGCAGTACATCACCACGTTCTGGATGGAAATTCCGACCGGTGCCGCGACCGCGCTGGTCGGCGCGCCGTTGCTGCTGTGGCTGTTGCCGCGTCTTCGCAACAGCATGACGCCACCGCCGATGGATCAGGGCGATAACGTGCCGGCTGAACGTCATCATCTGGTGCGCTGGGTCGCGCTGGCGCTGGCGGTGCTGTTTATCGGGCTGGTTATCGCGCTGATGGCCGGACGTAATGCGACTGGCTGGAGCTGGTCAACAGGCGCGGATTTACAGGCGCTGCTGCCGTGGCGTTTACCCCGCGTGATGGCGGCGCTGGCGGCGGGCATCATGCTGGCGTCTTCCGGGGTGCTGATCCAGAAACTCACCGGTAACGCGATGGCGAGCCCGGAAGTGCTGGGAATAAGCTCGGGTGCGGCGACCGGCGTGGTGGTCATGATGTTTATCGTGCCGGGTGATGCCTTTGCCTGGCTGTTACCGGCGGGGAGTCTCGGTGCGGCGCTGACGTTGCTGGTGATTATGATGGCATCGGGTCTGCGCAGTTTTTCTGCCGAACGTATGTTGCTGACCGGTATCGCGCTGAGTACCGCATTCACCACGCTGATGTCACTGCTGCTGGCGAGCGGTGATCCGCGTATGGGCGGTTTGCTGACCTGGCTTTCCGGTTCCACTTATTCTGTGTCCGCTGAAGCGGCATGGCGGACGCTCATTCTGGCTGCGGTGCTGATGGTGATTGTGCCGTTCTGTCGTCGCTGGATTAATATTTTGCCACTGGGCAGCGTGACGGCGAAATCAGTCGGCGTTGCACTGACACCAACGCGTATGGCGATTTTATTGCTGGCGGCGGTGATGACGGCTGCCGCGACGCTGACCATCGGGCCGCTGAGCTTTGTCGGTCTGATGGCACCGCATATGGCGCGTATGATGGGCTTTCGTCGTGCGGTTCCGCAGTGGATGGTCGCCAGCATTCTCGGCGGTTTACTGATGGTATTTGCCGACTGGTGCGGCCGGATGATTATCTTCCCGAACCAGATCCCGGCCGGTTTGCTCGCGACATTTATCGGCGCGCCATACTTTATTTATCTGCTGAGAAAGCAGGCGAAATAG